One region of Capsicum annuum cultivar UCD-10X-F1 unplaced genomic scaffold, UCD10Xv1.1 ctg40853, whole genome shotgun sequence genomic DNA includes:
- the LOC124891825 gene encoding protein IQ-domain 26-like, with amino-acid sequence MKVQTVFRGFLAKKALRALKGLVKLQALVRGYLVRKQASATLHGMQALMRAQASVRGKKCFIKNQNSQLHHARKSLVRSLILYSMILLYVYIHILIYLEGGSWDDGEKLFLCVL; translated from the coding sequence GCAAAAAAGGCATTAAGAGCATTAAAAGGATTAGTAAAATTACAAGCATTGGTTAGGGGTTATTTGGTGAGAAAACAAGCAAGTGCCACACTTCATGGTATGCAAGCATTAATGAGAGCACAAGCAAGTGTACGTGGTAAAAAATGCttcattaaaaatcaaaattcacaaCTTCATCATGCAAGAAAATCACTTGTAAGATCCTTAATCCTATACTCTATGATCttattatatgtgtatatacatattttaatttatttggaaGGAGGGTCTTGGGACGACGGCGAAAAGTTGTTTTTGTGTGTCTTATAG